From a region of the Bacteroides sp. genome:
- a CDS encoding helix-turn-helix transcriptional regulator, whose translation MKNTTDFEDILISKYGKKGTAKRDKYDADSLAFRLGVMLKEARKEANLTQQELAERTGTKKSYISRIERGLSDIQVSTYYKLIELGLGKNLNITIV comes from the coding sequence ATGAAAAATACCACTGACTTCGAAGACATCCTCATTAGCAAGTATGGCAAAAAGGGAACTGCGAAACGCGATAAGTATGATGCGGATTCCCTCGCTTTCAGATTAGGCGTAATGCTTAAAGAAGCGCGTAAAGAAGCTAATCTTACCCAGCAGGAACTGGCTGAGCGAACCGGAACGAAGAAAAGCTATATCTCCCGGATAGAACGCGGGCTTAGTGATATACAGGTTTCGACCTATTACAAGCTAATTGAACTCGGGTTGGGCAAGAACTTGAATATAACTATCGTGTAA
- a CDS encoding type II toxin-antitoxin system RelE/ParE family toxin, whose product MIRTITVYKNYFIDFYKSQEPKVQEKIEYILDFVRFERQVPKKFFKALENTDGIYEIRVITTFKSIRILCFFDNGNLVVLANCLVKKSQKTPRKEIKQAERIKKEYLKDKNR is encoded by the coding sequence GTGATTAGAACCATAACCGTTTACAAAAACTATTTTATTGATTTCTACAAGTCCCAGGAGCCAAAAGTTCAGGAGAAAATAGAATACATTCTGGATTTTGTAAGATTTGAAAGACAGGTGCCTAAAAAGTTCTTCAAAGCCTTAGAGAACACCGATGGCATATATGAAATAAGAGTAATTACAACTTTTAAGAGTATTCGGATCTTATGCTTCTTTGATAATGGGAATTTAGTGGTTCTGGCAAATTGCCTGGTTAAAAAATCGCAGAAGACCCCCAGGAAGGAAATCAAGCAGGCAGAGCGCATAAAGAAAGAATACCTGAAAGATAAAAACCGCTGA